A single genomic interval of Hafnia alvei harbors:
- a CDS encoding SDR family oxidoreductase produces the protein MTPWLIFGAGSGVGAELVTLGLREKRPLFALVRNPEQAQILRDKGVQVVEGDALNVEKVEQVCRLAGEHARVVSTLGGREGDYQGNRLIIDTAEHCGLTHMILVTSIGCGDSWPTLSERAKKAFGQAVREKSLAESWLQTSQLRHCILRPGGLFNGDSTGNAQCIQGEAHGLIRRADVALLIQKLIDDDNSYGKTFALVDPMLKA, from the coding sequence ATGACACCTTGGTTGATTTTCGGTGCCGGCAGCGGCGTTGGGGCGGAATTAGTCACATTGGGTCTGCGTGAGAAACGCCCGCTTTTTGCACTGGTGAGAAATCCCGAGCAAGCGCAGATATTGCGCGATAAAGGTGTGCAGGTTGTTGAGGGTGATGCCCTCAATGTAGAAAAGGTAGAACAGGTTTGTCGTTTAGCCGGTGAACATGCCCGCGTTGTTTCAACCCTTGGCGGCCGCGAAGGTGACTATCAAGGCAACCGCCTGATCATCGACACCGCTGAACATTGTGGCCTTACGCATATGATTTTAGTCACCTCTATCGGCTGTGGTGACAGCTGGCCGACGCTTTCAGAACGCGCGAAGAAAGCTTTTGGCCAAGCCGTGCGCGAGAAATCACTGGCGGAAAGCTGGCTACAAACCAGCCAACTTCGTCACTGTATTTTACGCCCGGGTGGACTTTTCAACGGTGACTCAACCGGAAATGCGCAGTGTATTCAAGGCGAAGCCCACGGTTTAATTCGCCGCGCCGATGTGGCTCTACTAATTCAAAAACTCATCGACGACGATAATTCATACGGGAAAACCTTCGCTCTGGTTGACCCGATGCTCAAAGCGTAA
- the hutX gene encoding heme utilization cystosolic carrier protein HutX: MSHTSSAQQHDLIAFLSTNPDGTVEDIAKRYDVTPLDVIRLIPTAQVFDGAQFDTVWDDITQWGDVTTLVNNDDLILEFHGELPSGTHRHGFFNLRGKKGLSGHIRATHCVHIALVERQFMGMDTASVWFINAAGLAMMKIFVGRDSHRVLLADQLAAFRALPSKMTAQQETTA, translated from the coding sequence ATGAGCCATACCTCTTCCGCCCAGCAGCACGACCTGATCGCTTTTCTGAGCACTAACCCAGATGGCACGGTCGAAGATATCGCCAAGCGCTATGACGTAACGCCTCTGGACGTTATCCGTTTAATTCCCACCGCGCAGGTTTTTGATGGCGCACAGTTTGATACGGTTTGGGATGATATTACCCAGTGGGGTGATGTGACTACGCTGGTGAATAACGATGACCTAATCCTTGAATTTCATGGTGAATTACCGAGCGGAACGCACCGTCATGGCTTCTTCAATCTGCGAGGCAAAAAAGGCCTGAGTGGTCATATTCGCGCCACTCACTGCGTGCATATTGCGCTGGTTGAACGTCAATTTATGGGCATGGATACCGCTTCCGTTTGGTTCATCAACGCCGCCGGTCTGGCGATGATGAAAATTTTTGTCGGCCGTGATAGCCATCGCGTACTGCTCGCCGATCAGCTAGCCGCTTTCCGCGCGTTACCGAGCAAAATGACGGCTCAACAGGAGACTACCGCATGA
- the hutW gene encoding heme anaerobic degradation radical SAM methyltransferase ChuW/HutW — translation MNLDLAPYFAAEEGIPFRDRWAIMPWRNQKPVAAESVDQHWQNILNHRVSGNKRLLYLHIPFCATHCKFCGFYQNKLEVEATEEYCDYLVREIEMEASSPLHQSSPIHAVYFGGGTPTALSAVQLHRIISTLKRLLPLSPDCEITVEGRILNFDDERVDACLEAGANRFSIGIQTFNTRIRQRMGRRATGEEAVAFMRQLAERDRAAVVCDLMFGLPDQTMQDWQTDLDIVSDLPLDGVDLYALNLLPSTPLGKAVENERVTLPDVTQRRDFYLTGEAFLADEGWRQLSNSHWARTTRERNLYNLLIKQGADCLAFGSCAGGNLDGQSYMMERSLERYYQKLDEGRKPIMMMTSRSDQYRWRLTLQGGIEVGYFDLSRVLANPAPLEPLLQQWQTCGLMTVNGSRFRLTPAGRFWASNIMQALQTLVPQLLETQSTHSIQLEPTP, via the coding sequence ATGAATTTGGATCTAGCGCCCTATTTCGCCGCGGAAGAAGGCATCCCTTTCCGTGACCGATGGGCAATTATGCCGTGGCGAAACCAAAAGCCAGTCGCTGCAGAAAGCGTTGACCAACACTGGCAAAACATTCTTAACCATCGCGTTAGCGGCAACAAACGCCTGCTCTATCTGCACATCCCATTTTGCGCTACGCACTGCAAATTCTGCGGCTTTTATCAAAACAAACTTGAAGTAGAAGCAACGGAAGAGTACTGCGACTATTTGGTTCGCGAGATCGAGATGGAAGCATCTAGCCCACTACATCAATCATCGCCAATTCACGCCGTTTATTTTGGCGGAGGAACGCCGACCGCGTTATCTGCCGTTCAACTACATCGAATTATCAGCACGTTAAAACGTCTGCTACCGCTATCGCCAGACTGCGAAATTACGGTTGAAGGCCGCATTCTTAATTTTGACGATGAGCGCGTTGATGCCTGTCTTGAAGCGGGGGCTAACCGTTTCTCGATCGGCATTCAAACCTTTAATACGCGGATCCGTCAGCGTATGGGCCGTCGCGCAACCGGCGAAGAAGCCGTAGCGTTCATGCGCCAGTTGGCCGAACGCGATCGTGCCGCCGTGGTCTGTGATTTGATGTTTGGTTTACCCGACCAAACCATGCAGGATTGGCAAACCGACCTCGATATCGTCAGCGATTTGCCTTTAGACGGTGTCGATCTCTACGCCCTTAATCTTTTACCGTCCACCCCGCTCGGCAAAGCGGTCGAGAACGAACGCGTCACCCTGCCGGATGTTACCCAGCGCAGAGACTTTTATCTAACCGGCGAAGCATTTCTCGCCGACGAAGGCTGGCGCCAGCTCAGCAACAGTCATTGGGCTCGCACCACGCGTGAGCGCAACCTGTATAACCTGCTGATCAAACAAGGCGCTGACTGCTTAGCCTTTGGCAGCTGCGCAGGCGGCAACTTAGACGGTCAGTCATACATGATGGAACGGAGCCTTGAGCGCTATTATCAAAAATTGGATGAAGGCCGCAAGCCGATCATGATGATGACCTCGCGCAGCGATCAGTATCGCTGGCGCCTCACCTTACAGGGCGGTATCGAAGTGGGATATTTCGATCTGTCTCGCGTTCTTGCCAACCCTGCTCCGCTGGAGCCGTTGTTGCAACAGTGGCAAACATGCGGGCTGATGACCGTCAACGGTTCTCGTTTTCGCCTCACTCCGGCTGGCCGTTTTTGGGCGAGCAATATCATGCAGGCGCTACAAACGCTCGTGCCACAACTGTTAGAAACACAATCCACTCACTCTATTCAACTGGAGCCAACACCATGA
- a CDS encoding 3-deoxy-7-phosphoheptulonate synthase: protein MHKTDELRTARIDTLVTPEELAQQLPVGSTVAENVTASRKRIERILSGDDKRLLVIVGPCSIHDTNAAVDYAQRLAAMRDKYQNRLEIVMRTYFEKPRTVIGWKGLISDPDLNGSYRVNHGIRLARELLLKVNELGVPTATEFLDMVTGQYIADLISWGAIGARTTESQIHREMASALSCPVGFKNGTDGNTRIAIDAIRAARSSHMFLSPDKHGQMTIYQTSGNPYGHIIMRGGKTPNYHADDIASACDSLREFDLPEHLVIDFSHGNCQKMHRRQLDVAANVGQQIRDGSNAIVGIMAESFLVEGTQKNIPGQALTYGQSITDPCLSWKDTETLLELLADAVSARL, encoded by the coding sequence ATGCATAAGACCGATGAATTGCGAACCGCGCGCATCGACACCCTTGTTACGCCTGAAGAACTGGCGCAACAACTGCCTGTTGGATCGACGGTTGCAGAAAACGTGACAGCGTCACGTAAGCGAATCGAAAGAATTCTGAGTGGTGATGATAAACGCCTGTTGGTTATCGTTGGTCCCTGCTCTATCCATGATACTAATGCTGCTGTTGACTATGCTCAGCGCCTAGCCGCTATGCGCGACAAATACCAAAACCGCTTGGAAATTGTCATGCGCACCTACTTTGAAAAACCGCGCACAGTTATTGGCTGGAAAGGACTGATCTCCGATCCCGATCTCAATGGTTCATATCGGGTTAACCACGGCATTCGCTTAGCGCGTGAACTTTTGTTGAAAGTGAACGAATTGGGCGTGCCAACCGCAACCGAGTTTTTAGATATGGTGACCGGTCAATATATCGCCGATCTCATCAGTTGGGGCGCTATCGGGGCACGCACCACGGAAAGCCAAATTCACCGTGAAATGGCGTCTGCGCTTTCCTGTCCGGTAGGCTTTAAAAACGGCACCGATGGTAATACGCGCATCGCGATCGATGCCATTCGAGCTGCGCGTTCTAGCCACATGTTCCTATCACCTGATAAACATGGGCAGATGACGATTTACCAAACCAGCGGCAATCCGTACGGTCACATCATCATGCGCGGTGGGAAAACACCAAACTACCATGCCGACGATATCGCTAGCGCCTGCGACAGTTTGCGAGAATTTGATTTGCCTGAGCATCTGGTTATCGACTTTAGCCACGGTAACTGCCAGAAAATGCATCGTCGCCAGTTGGATGTTGCGGCCAATGTTGGGCAACAAATTCGCGATGGTTCCAATGCGATAGTCGGCATCATGGCCGAAAGCTTCTTAGTTGAAGGCACGCAGAAAAATATTCCGGGACAAGCGTTAACCTATGGCCAATCGATTACCGATCCGTGCCTAAGCTGGAAGGATACCGAAACCCTGCTTGAGCTACTGGCTGATGCGGTAAGCGCCCGATTGTAG
- a CDS encoding Crp/Fnr family transcriptional regulator — translation MKTENKNNQWLSVIELVTSDQTLYSLLKYCPLEILRCWQLSQFSAGELVCRQGDICGEFHLIVQGEVDVFTTADDGRKYSQARYNKGDMLGELEIFEQRPYICSVEAIGNVTLLTLTREAFCCWLTLDNYFNQKILQLFSRQYYQLSKKAGEDTLYSLHQRICLDLLQRFQHQGSDSSKWMLFNKQQLSEQFAVAPRSINRILFELREKNIIAINGEQLQIIDPQRLLKQSEQ, via the coding sequence ATGAAAACCGAGAATAAAAACAATCAGTGGTTGAGCGTTATTGAGTTGGTGACAAGCGACCAAACGCTTTACTCGTTGCTGAAGTATTGTCCTCTGGAAATTTTGCGCTGCTGGCAATTAAGCCAATTTTCTGCGGGTGAGTTAGTTTGTCGGCAAGGAGATATTTGTGGAGAGTTTCATCTAATCGTACAGGGCGAGGTGGATGTATTTACCACCGCTGATGATGGCCGCAAATATTCACAGGCTCGGTATAACAAAGGCGATATGTTGGGCGAATTAGAAATATTTGAGCAACGTCCTTATATCTGTTCTGTAGAAGCGATAGGCAATGTGACTTTGCTAACGTTAACTCGAGAGGCGTTTTGTTGCTGGCTGACGTTAGATAACTATTTTAATCAAAAAATCTTGCAGTTATTTAGTCGCCAGTACTATCAGCTGTCTAAAAAGGCCGGCGAGGATACGCTTTATTCGTTACATCAACGTATTTGTTTAGATTTACTACAACGGTTCCAACACCAGGGATCCGATAGCAGCAAATGGATGCTATTTAATAAACAACAGCTGAGCGAACAATTTGCGGTTGCACCACGCAGCATCAACCGTATTTTGTTTGAACTCCGCGAAAAAAATATTATCGCGATTAACGGTGAGCAGCTTCAGATTATCGATCCTCAACGCTTACTAAAACAGTCAGAGCAATAA
- a CDS encoding nucleoside phosphorylase, with protein MTQRQPHIQLSQSMTQARYALLPGDPKRVEHAAHFLENVEELGCHREYRALRGWFRGVEVLVMSTGMGGPSTAIAVEELNQIAVTNLIRIGSCGAMQDHMRLGDLVIAHAAVRDEGTSSAYVKPAYPACADVSLVSTLVQQAKRLEYTAHCGYVRSHDSFYTDHEQEIDHYWSNKGILAADMETAALMVVGALRHMRTASILNVVVEHNACLTEGINDYQQQEKSAQQGESREILLALETVYQDSLEGRQ; from the coding sequence ATGACTCAGCGGCAACCCCATATTCAGTTAAGCCAAAGTATGACGCAGGCGCGTTATGCATTATTGCCTGGCGATCCAAAGCGCGTAGAACACGCAGCGCATTTTCTTGAAAATGTAGAGGAATTAGGCTGTCATCGAGAATACCGCGCATTGCGGGGTTGGTTTCGAGGTGTGGAAGTGCTGGTGATGTCAACCGGCATGGGGGGACCTTCGACGGCGATTGCGGTTGAAGAACTCAACCAAATCGCTGTGACAAATTTAATTCGTATCGGAAGCTGCGGCGCGATGCAGGACCACATGCGTCTTGGTGATTTGGTTATCGCCCACGCAGCGGTACGCGATGAAGGCACCAGTAGTGCCTATGTTAAACCCGCGTATCCCGCCTGCGCAGATGTGAGCTTGGTTAGTACGCTGGTTCAGCAGGCCAAGCGGTTGGAATATACTGCCCACTGCGGCTATGTTCGTAGTCATGATAGTTTTTATACCGATCATGAGCAGGAAATAGACCATTATTGGTCAAATAAAGGTATCTTAGCCGCTGATATGGAAACCGCGGCGCTGATGGTTGTTGGCGCACTGCGCCATATGCGAACGGCATCGATCCTGAATGTGGTTGTCGAACACAATGCCTGTCTTACTGAAGGGATTAATGACTACCAGCAACAAGAAAAATCAGCACAGCAGGGTGAGTCTCGTGAGATCCTACTTGCGTTAGAAACTGTGTATCAAGATAGTCTCGAAGGGAGGCAATAA
- the pnuC gene encoding nicotinamide riboside transporter PnuC, which translates to MDFFSITNVMVNIPLGEGGYALSWIEAIGTIFGLLCIWFASKEKIINYLFGLINVTLFAAIFFQIQLYASLLLQVFFFAANLYGWYAWSRQNEANEAALKIRWLPRNKAITLALVCIVAIALMTFFIDPVFAVLTRIAISLMQFLGLSVVMPELQPDAFPLWDSAMLILSIAAMVLMTRKYVENWLLWVLIDVISVVIYAIQGVYAMSLEYILLTAIAIMGSVAWIKSAKAHGSSPLSS; encoded by the coding sequence ATGGATTTTTTTAGTATCACAAATGTGATGGTTAATATCCCGCTGGGCGAGGGTGGCTATGCGCTCTCATGGATTGAAGCCATCGGTACCATATTCGGTTTGCTATGCATCTGGTTTGCTAGTAAAGAAAAAATCATTAACTACTTATTTGGGTTAATTAACGTTACGTTATTTGCCGCAATCTTTTTCCAAATTCAGCTATACGCAAGCTTATTGCTTCAAGTTTTCTTCTTTGCCGCCAATCTCTATGGCTGGTATGCATGGAGCCGTCAGAACGAGGCTAATGAAGCCGCATTAAAAATACGCTGGCTGCCACGCAATAAAGCCATAACGCTGGCGTTAGTGTGCATCGTAGCTATTGCATTGATGACGTTCTTTATCGATCCGGTATTTGCGGTACTCACTCGCATTGCAATAAGCCTGATGCAATTCTTAGGTCTTTCCGTTGTGATGCCAGAACTCCAGCCGGATGCATTCCCGCTATGGGATTCTGCGATGCTGATCCTCTCTATTGCGGCAATGGTATTGATGACGCGGAAATACGTTGAGAACTGGTTATTGTGGGTGCTCATTGACGTGATTAGCGTAGTGATTTACGCCATCCAAGGCGTCTACGCGATGTCATTGGAATATATTCTACTGACTGCTATCGCCATCATGGGCTCAGTGGCTTGGATTAAGAGCGCCAAAGCGCATGGCTCTTCGCCATTGAGTTCTTAG
- a CDS encoding NADAR family protein, with protein sequence MSLIKFYRNNDSYGYLSNFAPYGFALGDVFWPTVEHYFQAAKFLDQTVKLSILQTQSPMEAAKIGRDRRNKLRDDWESIKDDVMRAAVFNKFSQNKEIGQLLLATNDAHLVEHTSNDAYWADGGDGSGKNMLGLILMETRELLKIQLIK encoded by the coding sequence ATGAGCCTGATAAAATTTTATCGAAACAATGATAGTTACGGCTATCTTTCTAATTTCGCTCCTTATGGATTTGCTTTAGGTGATGTTTTTTGGCCAACTGTTGAACATTATTTTCAAGCAGCTAAATTCCTAGATCAAACTGTAAAATTGTCGATTCTACAAACACAGTCTCCCATGGAGGCGGCGAAAATCGGACGAGATAGGAGAAATAAACTTCGTGATGACTGGGAAAGCATCAAAGATGATGTCATGCGTGCTGCTGTTTTTAACAAATTCAGTCAAAACAAAGAAATAGGACAATTATTATTAGCAACAAATGATGCTCATTTAGTAGAGCATACATCAAACGACGCTTACTGGGCGGACGGAGGCGACGGCTCAGGAAAAAACATGCTTGGGCTAATTTTAATGGAAACAAGAGAACTACTTAAAATACAATTGATAAAATAA